From a single Oncorhynchus nerka isolate Pitt River linkage group LG11, Oner_Uvic_2.0, whole genome shotgun sequence genomic region:
- the LOC115127729 gene encoding ras-related protein Rap-2b, producing the protein MREYKVVVLGSGGVGKSALTVQFVTGSFIEKYDPTIEDFYRKEIEVDSSPSVLEILDTAGTEQFASMRDLYIKNGQGFILVYSLVNQQSFQDIKPMRDQIIRVKRNERVPMILVGNKVDLEGEREVSSGEGKALADEWNCPFMETSAKNKGSVDELFAEIVRQMNYASAPGGDDQCCSSCVII; encoded by the coding sequence ATGAGAGAATACAAAGTAGTGGTGCTCGGATCCGGCGGAGTTGGAAAATCCGCATTGACTGTGCAATTCGTAACTGGATCCTTTATAGAGAAATATGATCCCACGATAGAGGATTTCTACCGAAAGGAGATCGAGGTGGACTCATCTCCTTCCGTTCTGGAGATACTGGACACGGCGGGGACCGAGCAGTTTGCCTCCATGAGAGACCTGTACATAAAAAACGGGCAGGGCTTCATCCTAGTCTACAGCTTGGTCAACCAACAAAGCTTCCAAGACATCAAACCAATGAGGGATCAGATCATCCGAGTGAAACGGAACGAGAGGGTGCCGATGATTCTGGTCGGGAATAAAGTGGACCTGGAGGGCGAGAGGGAGGTCTCGTCCGGGGAGGGGAAAGCGCTGGCGGATGAGTGGAATTGCCCGTTTATGGAAACTTCAGCCAAAAATAAAGGCTCGGTGGACGAACTGTTTGCAGAGATTGTCAGACAGATGAACTATGCTTCAGCACCAGGTGGAGACGACCAGTGCTGCTCGTCCTGTGTTATTATTTAA